A section of the Spirosoma pollinicola genome encodes:
- a CDS encoding NUDIX hydrolase, with protein sequence MSDQLHPVEITPNGQGFLPGIAIDAVIFGFHQNQLKILLLEYRNTGLMALPGGFILATENLNDAARRVLSERTGLDDIYLEQFYVFGDLNRADPAPMRAIMTAKGLIPAEHHWLLGRFISVGYYALVDFTKAVPIPDSLSDSCGWYDLSNLPPLIQDHKTIVQKALNTLRTDLDRKLIGFNLLPETFTMADLQSLYETILDQKQHRSGFQRKMLSLGILERLDKHYSGGAHKAPYLYRFITESQQL encoded by the coding sequence ATGAGCGATCAGTTGCACCCGGTAGAGATCACACCTAATGGACAAGGCTTTTTACCAGGCATAGCCATCGACGCGGTTATTTTTGGATTTCATCAAAATCAACTGAAAATTCTCCTGCTTGAATACCGCAATACGGGGCTAATGGCATTGCCGGGGGGGTTTATTCTGGCAACCGAAAATTTGAACGATGCCGCCCGGCGGGTCTTATCGGAGCGAACGGGGCTCGATGATATTTACCTGGAGCAATTTTATGTCTTTGGCGATCTCAATCGCGCTGACCCGGCCCCCATGCGGGCCATTATGACTGCCAAGGGCCTAATCCCTGCCGAACACCATTGGTTATTGGGTCGGTTTATTTCGGTAGGCTATTATGCGCTGGTCGATTTTACAAAAGCTGTACCCATCCCCGATTCACTGTCGGATAGTTGCGGCTGGTATGATTTATCCAACCTCCCTCCGTTGATACAGGATCATAAAACTATTGTGCAGAAAGCATTAAACACTTTACGCACAGACCTTGACCGGAAACTAATCGGATTTAATTTACTGCCGGAAACGTTCACAATGGCCGACCTGCAATCTCTTTACGAAACCATTCTGGATCAAAAACAACATCGCTCCGGCTTCCAGCGCAAGATGCTTAGCCTGGGTATTTTAGAGCGACTGGATAAACACTATAGCGGAGGTGCGCATAAAGCCCCTTATTTGTATCGGTTTATAACAGAAAGCCAGCAGTTATAG
- the hemH gene encoding ferrochelatase, which translates to MDVSVLQPPVSAKKSYGKTGVLIVNLGTPDSPSVPDVRKYLREFLMDGRVIDIPAIPRSLLVNGVIAPFRAPKSAKIYKQLWTDTGSPLKYYGHVVERELQQSLGDDYVVRLAMRYQSPSIDAGLDGFQKLGLTDIIVIPFFPQYASASTGSVYEKVMDIVKTWQVMPAIRFINRFLEHPKFIEGFAQIGRKHMAAYDYDHFVFSYHGLPERQIRKGDVTKSVCQFGECCGSLQALNQHCYRAQCFETTRLLVKALSIPEGKFTTCFQSRLGSDPWIKPYTDDIIKELPGKGITSVLAFSPAFVADCLETTIEVGVEYKELFEQAGGKHWQLVESLNDSPLWIETLVDLVNHG; encoded by the coding sequence ATGGACGTCTCTGTTTTGCAACCACCCGTTAGTGCCAAAAAATCGTACGGCAAAACGGGCGTTTTAATCGTTAATCTGGGCACTCCCGACAGCCCTTCTGTTCCGGATGTACGCAAATACCTGCGCGAGTTTTTGATGGATGGTCGGGTAATCGACATTCCGGCTATTCCGCGCTCATTACTTGTAAACGGTGTTATTGCGCCCTTTCGGGCCCCTAAATCGGCCAAAATTTATAAGCAGCTCTGGACCGACACCGGCTCACCCTTAAAATACTACGGTCATGTTGTTGAACGTGAGCTGCAGCAATCACTGGGCGATGACTATGTCGTCAGGCTGGCAATGCGCTACCAAAGCCCCAGCATTGACGCTGGACTAGACGGATTTCAGAAACTTGGATTAACCGATATCATCGTCATTCCGTTTTTCCCGCAATATGCCTCGGCGTCAACGGGTTCGGTTTACGAGAAAGTGATGGACATTGTGAAAACCTGGCAGGTAATGCCAGCCATCCGGTTTATAAACCGCTTTCTGGAACACCCGAAATTCATTGAAGGCTTTGCCCAGATTGGCCGAAAACACATGGCCGCTTATGACTACGACCATTTTGTATTCAGCTACCACGGCTTGCCCGAACGGCAAATCCGGAAAGGCGACGTCACGAAAAGCGTTTGTCAATTTGGCGAGTGCTGTGGGTCGCTTCAGGCGTTGAATCAGCATTGTTACCGGGCGCAGTGCTTCGAAACCACACGCTTACTGGTGAAGGCACTCAGCATTCCCGAAGGCAAATTCACAACCTGCTTTCAATCGCGTTTGGGCAGCGATCCCTGGATTAAGCCCTATACCGACGATATCATTAAAGAATTACCCGGCAAAGGCATTACCAGTGTGCTCGCTTTTTCGCCCGCTTTTGTAGCCGATTGCCTCGAAACAACCATCGAAGTGGGTGTTGAATACAAAGAATTATTTGAACAGGCTGGCGGTAAACACTGGCAACTGGTTGAAAGTCTGAACGACAGCCCACTCTGGATTGAAACGCTGGTTGATCTGGTCAATCATGGTTGA
- a CDS encoding protoporphyrinogen/coproporphyrinogen oxidase has translation MPIDSTNAGVKPTGAPVIIIGAGMAGLTCAVYLKQAGIDALVLDAADGVGGRVRTDVVDGFRLDRGFQILLTAYPEAQRLLNYSALDLRSFRSGALIRQQAEPQWMSLLNSFQEPLSVFQTLASPVGTLGDKLRIVELLRRTQELPISELFRQTPTTTLALLYEIGFSDQIIERFFRPFFGGVFLEDALTTSSNFFEFCFRMFFVGGAAIPAKGMEAIPNQLAGRLAPEQIRLKTSVNKVNGNTVYLDSGETLTGRAIVLAVDATQAARLTGRPVPPEQAFNHTTCTYFAVPSAQFTNGPTQKKLLLLNTHRSSAVHNVAILSDVAPGYAPTGQTLISVSTQSLVMFDEAELTKKIREELNGWFGEGVQKWRHLRTYHIPHALPDYTPEQAGNDAIRQPLQLTDSLYQCGDQTAYPSLNAAMQTGREVAELLIGGMVK, from the coding sequence AGCAAGCCGGTATCGACGCACTTGTGCTCGATGCGGCCGATGGTGTTGGCGGCCGGGTTCGCACGGATGTTGTGGATGGTTTCCGGCTCGACCGGGGGTTTCAGATTTTGTTAACGGCCTATCCCGAAGCGCAGCGACTGCTAAACTATTCGGCACTTGATCTACGCTCATTTCGGTCGGGGGCGCTTATTCGTCAGCAGGCAGAGCCGCAATGGATGAGTTTACTGAATTCCTTTCAGGAACCTCTCTCAGTATTTCAAACGCTGGCCTCGCCGGTTGGCACGCTGGGCGATAAGCTGCGTATTGTCGAGCTTCTGCGACGAACCCAGGAGTTGCCTATCAGCGAGCTTTTTCGGCAAACACCAACAACCACGCTCGCCCTGCTTTACGAAATAGGATTTTCTGACCAGATTATCGAACGATTTTTTCGCCCGTTTTTTGGGGGGGTGTTTCTGGAGGATGCACTCACCACATCGAGCAATTTCTTTGAGTTTTGCTTTCGGATGTTTTTTGTAGGCGGAGCGGCTATACCTGCAAAGGGCATGGAAGCCATTCCGAATCAGTTGGCCGGTCGGCTGGCACCCGAGCAAATCAGACTCAAAACGTCTGTTAATAAGGTTAACGGGAATACGGTATATCTGGACTCCGGCGAAACCCTGACTGGCCGGGCCATTGTGCTGGCTGTCGATGCCACGCAGGCCGCCCGCCTGACGGGTCGACCGGTGCCGCCAGAACAAGCCTTCAACCACACGACCTGTACGTATTTTGCCGTACCGTCTGCTCAGTTCACCAACGGCCCAACCCAGAAAAAACTCTTATTGCTCAACACCCACCGCAGCTCGGCAGTACACAACGTAGCTATATTGAGCGATGTAGCACCCGGTTATGCACCAACCGGGCAAACGTTGATTTCCGTTAGCACACAGAGTTTGGTCATGTTCGATGAAGCCGAACTGACGAAGAAAATCAGAGAAGAACTGAATGGATGGTTTGGCGAAGGCGTACAGAAGTGGCGGCATCTGCGAACGTATCATATCCCTCACGCATTGCCCGACTACACGCCCGAACAAGCGGGGAACGACGCCATTCGGCAACCGCTTCAGTTAACGGATAGCTTGTACCAATGCGGTGATCAAACGGCCTACCCCTCTCTCAATGCAGCCATGCAAACAGGTCGGGAGGTGGCAGAGTTGTTGATTGGTGGAATGGTGAAGTAG
- a CDS encoding carboxylesterase/lipase family protein — MKTLLILSLLTMQVAHSALAQTPAPQAKTANGLVEGIAEPSGIRAFKGIPFGQPPVGELRWKEPQPVKNWQGVRKADKFGPRAMQRAIFGDMGFRSNGMSEDCLYLNVWTPAKSANEKLPVLVYFYGGGFMAGDGSEGRYDGESMARKGIVALTVNYRLGVFGFMAHPELTKESPHHSSGNYAYLDMAAALRWVQQNIAAFGGDPKRVTIAGESAGSIAVSGLMVSPLSKNLIAGAIGESGSLLGGLPPTPLAKGEESGTTFATAVGANSLAELRAIPADQLLEATAKPTTPRFNSTVDGYFFPKAPLEIFAAGEQAHVPLLVGWNSEEMNYRAVLGKEQPTPESYASAVKKLYNDKADEVLKLYPGTTEAEVLQSATALASDRFLAYSTWKWADMQSKTGGKPVYRYYYSRPRPAMTPEMGNATPGLAGGVVKSTDTNAMKIAPATGAVHSAEIEYAMGNLATNKTYAWTPDDYKVSEVMQNYFANFIKTANPNGPGLPKWSAANSGNSVQYMHIDVNTRPETETNRARYLFLDPLISNQ; from the coding sequence ATGAAAACCCTGCTTATCCTGTCGCTGTTGACTATGCAAGTAGCCCATTCGGCCCTAGCGCAAACACCGGCTCCACAGGCCAAAACGGCTAATGGCCTCGTTGAGGGCATAGCCGAACCCAGTGGCATTCGTGCCTTTAAAGGCATTCCCTTTGGCCAGCCTCCGGTAGGTGAGTTGCGCTGGAAAGAACCCCAGCCCGTCAAGAATTGGCAGGGCGTGCGTAAGGCTGATAAATTTGGCCCCCGCGCTATGCAACGGGCTATTTTTGGCGATATGGGTTTTCGCTCGAATGGCATGAGTGAAGACTGTCTGTATTTAAATGTGTGGACGCCCGCCAAATCAGCCAATGAGAAACTGCCCGTGCTCGTGTATTTTTATGGAGGTGGTTTTATGGCTGGCGATGGTTCGGAGGGGCGTTATGATGGCGAAAGCATGGCCCGTAAAGGCATTGTGGCCCTGACCGTAAATTACCGGCTTGGCGTGTTTGGCTTTATGGCCCATCCTGAATTAACGAAGGAGTCGCCCCATCACTCGTCGGGTAACTATGCTTATTTGGATATGGCTGCGGCTCTGCGTTGGGTGCAGCAGAACATTGCGGCCTTTGGCGGAGATCCTAAACGGGTAACGATCGCGGGCGAATCAGCTGGTTCCATTGCAGTAAGTGGACTTATGGTGTCGCCACTCTCGAAAAACCTGATAGCCGGAGCTATTGGCGAAAGTGGCTCGTTGCTCGGTGGCTTACCCCCTACACCCCTTGCCAAAGGAGAAGAGTCGGGCACTACGTTTGCAACGGCTGTTGGTGCCAATTCACTGGCCGAACTTCGGGCCATACCGGCCGACCAACTGCTGGAAGCTACGGCTAAACCAACAACACCTCGTTTCAACTCGACTGTTGATGGCTATTTCTTCCCAAAGGCTCCGCTCGAAATTTTTGCCGCTGGTGAACAGGCACACGTCCCCTTGCTGGTTGGCTGGAATTCGGAAGAAATGAACTATCGGGCTGTTCTGGGCAAAGAGCAGCCAACACCGGAAAGTTATGCCAGCGCCGTAAAAAAACTCTATAACGACAAAGCCGACGAGGTTCTGAAACTCTATCCGGGCACAACCGAAGCCGAAGTTCTACAGTCGGCAACGGCTCTGGCCAGCGACCGTTTTCTGGCCTATAGCACCTGGAAATGGGCCGATATGCAGAGCAAAACGGGTGGTAAACCTGTTTACCGGTATTATTACTCGCGGCCACGTCCGGCTATGACCCCCGAAATGGGCAATGCCACACCGGGTCTGGCAGGTGGTGTTGTGAAGTCGACGGATACAAACGCTATGAAAATTGCACCGGCAACGGGCGCTGTTCACTCGGCTGAGATTGAGTATGCTATGGGCAATCTGGCTACGAACAAAACCTATGCCTGGACACCGGATGATTATAAAGTGTCGGAAGTGATGCAGAATTACTTTGCAAACTTCATAAAAACAGCAAACCCAAATGGACCGGGTTTACCGAAATGGTCGGCGGCCAACAGCGGCAACAGTGTTCAGTATATGCACATTGATGTGAACACCCGCCCCGAAACAGAGACCAACCGGGCACGTTACCTGTTTCTGGACCCACTCATTAGTAATCAGTAA
- a CDS encoding hydrogen peroxide-inducible genes activator → MTLSQLDYIVAVDTYRHFATAAEACHVTQPTLSMQIQKLEDELGIKVFDRSKQPVVPTETGQSILVQARDVLRAARRIPEIVSESKEDFKGDFRVGIIPTLAPYLLPYFIGEFIGKYPAVSVHIQELVTEQVIEKLRNGLIDVGLVVTPLDEDGITEIPLFQEPFVAYAAESNPMLSKSTVSPTDLLSDGLWLLTEGHCFRTQVMNLCGADRHANGKTTLRYETGSLETLIKLIDKQDGFTLLPYLATLDMDAVRQSRLRPFDAPAPVREVSLVMHRSFLKRHLINAFKQDILANLPSELAGTVKRGAVLNVR, encoded by the coding sequence ATGACTCTTTCCCAACTCGATTATATTGTTGCCGTTGATACCTATCGGCATTTTGCAACGGCAGCCGAAGCTTGCCACGTAACGCAGCCTACGCTGAGTATGCAGATTCAAAAGCTGGAAGATGAACTGGGCATAAAGGTGTTTGATCGGTCGAAGCAACCTGTTGTACCTACCGAAACGGGGCAGTCGATTTTGGTCCAGGCAAGAGATGTGCTCCGGGCAGCCCGGCGGATACCTGAAATTGTGAGTGAGTCGAAGGAAGACTTCAAAGGCGATTTTCGTGTTGGTATTATTCCAACGCTGGCTCCGTATTTGTTGCCCTATTTTATCGGTGAATTTATTGGAAAGTATCCCGCCGTATCGGTGCATATTCAGGAACTGGTAACCGAGCAAGTGATTGAAAAACTGCGGAACGGGCTTATTGACGTGGGGTTGGTCGTCACTCCCCTTGACGAGGATGGCATTACAGAAATTCCGCTGTTTCAGGAGCCGTTCGTTGCTTATGCCGCTGAGTCAAACCCAATGTTAAGTAAATCAACCGTTTCGCCAACGGACCTGCTGTCGGATGGATTGTGGCTGTTGACCGAAGGACACTGTTTTCGTACGCAGGTTATGAATCTGTGCGGTGCCGACCGTCATGCCAACGGTAAAACGACACTACGTTACGAAACGGGATCGCTTGAAACGCTCATTAAACTGATTGATAAACAGGACGGGTTTACACTTCTGCCTTATCTGGCTACGCTCGATATGGATGCCGTTCGCCAGTCGCGACTGCGTCCATTCGATGCACCTGCCCCTGTTCGTGAGGTAAGTCTGGTCATGCACAGAAGCTTTTTGAAACGACACCTCATCAACGCTTTCAAGCAGGATATTTTGGCGAATTTGCCCAGCGAATTGGCTGGAACGGTAAAGCGGGGAGCTGTTCTGAATGTGCGCTAG